ATCTTCTAGCGAAAGGAAAACCTGCCGCAGAGAAAGAGTTTGCCGAGCTCTCTGCATTCGCCAAGGAAATTGATGGGTTGGAACAACTGCAGAAATGGGACGGCGCCTACTATAGCGAGAAGTTAAAACAGCTGAAGTTCAACTTAGATGATGAAAAACTGAAACCTTACTTCAAGTTGGAAAATGTAATGCAGGGTGCTTTTGATATCGCAAACAAGCTTTATGGCATTCATTTCAAAGAAGTTGGCACCATAGACAAGTATCACCCTGATGTACAAACGTTTGAGGTCCGAGATAACCATGGCGGATTAGTCGCAATTTTCTATGCAGATTTCTTCCCTAGAAAAGGAAAACGCAATGGGGCATGGATGACATCTTTCAAGCCTCAATATATCAAGGAAGGCGAAAACGAAAGACCTCATGTTTCTATCGTATGTAACTTCACTAAACCTACTGCCACAAAACCATCGTTGTTGACATTCAACGAGGTGACAACCCTATTCCACGAGTTTGGACACGCCCTGCACGGCATGCTTGCAAACACCACTTATCCTACCCTTTCGGGAACTTCGGTTTATTGGGATTTTGTAGAGCTACCAAGCCAAGTGATGGAAAACTGGTGCTACGAAGAGGAAGCATTAGCACTCTTTGCAAAACATTATGAGAGTGGCGCATCCCTCCCGATGGAATACGTTGAAAAGATTAAAGAAAGCGCAGCATTCTTGGAAGGCTTAGCGACTGTACGACAATTGAGCTTCGGACTACTGGATATGGCTTGGCATGGACAGGATCCTAGTGGCATACAGAAGGTAAAAGATTTTGAGCTTGCCGCCTTTGCGGATACAACAATCTATCCGGATGTTGCAGACAATGCCATGAGCCCGTCCTTCTCGCATATATTTAATGGTGGATACTCATCCGGATATTACAGCTATAAATGGGCGGAAGTGCTAGACGCCGATGCATTTGAGTATTTCAAAGAGGAAGGAATCTTCAACACGGAAGTAGCCAAGAAATTTAAAGATAATATTTTATCTAAAGGCGGAACTGTTCATCCTATGGAATTGTATAAAGCATTCCGTGGCAAAGAGCCGTCGGTAGACCCGTTGCTGAAACGCGCTGGATTGATCGCTTAAGATGGCTATTGTTCGAATAAAAAATATGGTTTGTCCGCGCTGCGAGATGGCGGTAGAGCAAATATTGCAAAGGCTAGACCTGCCCTATTCAAAGGTACGTATTGGCGAGGTGCAAACGTCTCGCAACTATCAGGAAGCCGAGCTAGTTCAGCTCGACCGTGAACTACAAGCTATCGGTTTTGAGATCCTGAAAGACAGAAAAGAACAGCTGGTTGAAGATATAAAAATAGCCCTATTAAGCTTGGTAAACAGTGAGGATACGAATGTTCTGAAGACCTCACAGTTCTTGATGGATCGATTCAATATGGACTATGCCTACCTGAGCAATACGTTTTCCGAAATACAGGGTGAGAGTATCGAAAAGTATCTTATACATCTTAGAATTGAAAAGGTGAAAGAGCTTCTCCATTACGACACGCCCTTATCGGAGATTGCTTTCAAACTGCAATACAGTAGCGTAGCACATTTAAGCACGCAATTCAAAAAGATTACCGGCAGAACGCCATCAGAATTTAAGAGGTTATTGGAGGAAAGGCATAGGAATTAAACAAGACATGATATATAATCCTTCCAAACTTACATTAAAATACCAAAAGGGATAATAATTCTTGAAAGGCCTCGACAAAAGACATTTTCAGAAAAAAAAATCCTAAAACGAAAAAGGCAGAATTGAAATCAATTCTGCCTTTCTTATGTCTAATGTCTGATATCTAATATCTAAATCCCAGACCTATTTCAAGTTATCACGATAAACTTTCGCTTTCTTAACTTCTGTTTGGATATCCTTACGAGAAGCGTCATAGCTTAATACTTTTTCGTAATCTGTTACCGCTTTGTTGTAAGCTTCTGTAGCAGTTGTTTTGTTGTAGTTTGACGATGATTTAGTACCAGTTAAAATTCCTAAGTCACGGTAAGCGATTGCACGGTTTTGATATAATTTCGCGTCATTCGCATTGATTGCGATTGCTTTTGTATAGTCTGCAATTGCAGATTTCAATAATGCTTCGCGCTCAGATTCTTTCAATTTCAATTCGCGGTTTACAGCGATATTGTTGTTTGCTTTTGCTTTGTAGTAATAAGCATGTACATTTTTAGCATCTAAGCCGATAACTTTATTGAAAGAACCGATAGATTTCTTGTAATCACCATTTTGGAACTGCGAATAGCCCAATAAATACACTACATCTGGATCTGTTCCGGAAGTTGGAAGTGCTTTTTCAAATTGCGCTGCAGCAGTTTTAAAATCTCCATCCAATAGTGCTTTCTCTCCCGCACGAACATTTGGGTCACTATGTTGCTTCTCTTGTGCTTGTACAGCTACTGTACTAAGTGCTAATGCTACTGCGGCTAATCCAATTTTTAAAGACTTCATCTGTGTATTGATTTTATTAATATTCATTTCTAATTGTTTTTCGTTGAGTGTTAGAACAGTCTACTACTGCATAGAGTAAAAATCTGTTAAATAGTTTAAGGTCACAATCAATAGTTATAAACATTTCCACATTTTACCATAATTGACTTACCTTTGCGCTAAATAACGCGCTGTCAATGAACGGCAATAACTGACGATTTAACAGTAATTACCCTTCATTAGCATAAATAATACCAAAAATTTAGCCTTGGCACTGCTGTTGCATTATAGTGATATAACTATAATAGGATATTTATCGCCGAACCGTCTGACAAGATGTCGGCAAAACGATATATGAAAATATGAGTAAATTCAACGCATTCAACTTTGACCAAACATTACCCATCATTAACGAGGAAACGGAATTCTTCCCCCTGTTGACTCAACAGGATGAGGAAGAAATGCGCAATGCCGAAATACCAGAGGTACTGCCTATTCTCCCCCTCCGCAATACCGTATTGTTTCCTGGTGTAGTGATTCCAATCACGGTGGGTAGAGATAAATCCATCAAGTTGATCAAAGATGCCTATAAAGGAGATCGCGCCATTGGTGTGGTA
The DNA window shown above is from Sphingobacterium hotanense and carries:
- a CDS encoding M3 family metallopeptidase yields the protein MLKIPFNTPHDTAPFSSINQADFIPAFDEAIAETREEIDRLVANPDMATFENTIAALAFSGMRLDRISNIFFNLHSAETNEELDKIAQEVAPKLSKLSNDITLNFDLFERIKAIYEQKGNLDLNTEQLMLLEKNYKDFVRNGALLTEDKKQQLRDIDAELSVLKLKFGEHVLADTNAYQMHLLDPAELAGLPEGAVEAAQELAKEQGKEGWIISLDYPSYIPFMTYAENRARREELAIAAGKKAFQDNENNNEAIVLRIVNLRHQRANLLGYPSHAHFVLEERMAKDPETVKAFLNDLLAKGKPAAEKEFAELSAFAKEIDGLEQLQKWDGAYYSEKLKQLKFNLDDEKLKPYFKLENVMQGAFDIANKLYGIHFKEVGTIDKYHPDVQTFEVRDNHGGLVAIFYADFFPRKGKRNGAWMTSFKPQYIKEGENERPHVSIVCNFTKPTATKPSLLTFNEVTTLFHEFGHALHGMLANTTYPTLSGTSVYWDFVELPSQVMENWCYEEEALALFAKHYESGASLPMEYVEKIKESAAFLEGLATVRQLSFGLLDMAWHGQDPSGIQKVKDFELAAFADTTIYPDVADNAMSPSFSHIFNGGYSSGYYSYKWAEVLDADAFEYFKEEGIFNTEVAKKFKDNILSKGGTVHPMELYKAFRGKEPSVDPLLKRAGLIA
- a CDS encoding helix-turn-helix domain-containing protein, with the protein product MVCPRCEMAVEQILQRLDLPYSKVRIGEVQTSRNYQEAELVQLDRELQAIGFEILKDRKEQLVEDIKIALLSLVNSEDTNVLKTSQFLMDRFNMDYAYLSNTFSEIQGESIEKYLIHLRIEKVKELLHYDTPLSEIAFKLQYSSVAHLSTQFKKITGRTPSEFKRLLEERHRN
- a CDS encoding tetratricopeptide repeat protein, yielding MNINKINTQMKSLKIGLAAVALALSTVAVQAQEKQHSDPNVRAGEKALLDGDFKTAAAQFEKALPTSGTDPDVVYLLGYSQFQNGDYKKSIGSFNKVIGLDAKNVHAYYYKAKANNNIAVNRELKLKESEREALLKSAIADYTKAIAINANDAKLYQNRAIAYRDLGILTGTKSSSNYNKTTATEAYNKAVTDYEKVLSYDASRKDIQTEVKKAKVYRDNLK